From Pyxicephalus adspersus chromosome 7, UCB_Pads_2.0, whole genome shotgun sequence, a single genomic window includes:
- the CABP5 gene encoding calcium-binding protein 5 isoform X1: MGNVGNHGQSLHIEVIPKAVGAVSRFRQKLAVTDSELALPVLTFGGGMQGFGPACIFLRKGIAEKQGYRELGTDEIEELRDAFVEFDKDKDGFITCKDLGNLMRIMGYMPTEMELIELSQQINMNLGGRVDFQDFVDLMTPKLLEETAGMIGVKELRDAFKEFDANGDGEITIEELQQAMQRLLGEKLTNNEIADVVREADLNGDGTVDFEEFVRMMSR; encoded by the exons ATGGGTAATGTGGGCAATCATGGCCAAAGCCTTCACATAGAGGTCATTCCAAAA GCGGTAGGAGCTGTGTCGAGGTTTCGACAGAAGCTGGCCGTTACAGATTCCGAGTTGGCGTTACCAGTTTTGACCTTTGGCGGTGGAATGCAGGGATTTGGACCAGCGTGTATTTTCCTACGTAAGGGCATCGCAGAGAAACAGGGG TATCGGGAGTTGGGCACGGATGAGATTGAAG AGCTCCGTGATGCCTTTGTGGAATTCGACAAAGACAAAGATGGCTTCATCACTTGCAAGGACCTTGGCAACCTTATGAGGATTATGGGATACATGCCGACGGAGATGGAGCTGATTGAGTTATCGCAACAGATAAACATGAACC TTGGGGGTCGGGTGGACTTCCAGGATTTTGTTGATTTGATGACTCCAAAGCTGTTGGAGGAAACGGCGGGGATGATTGGGGTGAAGGAACTCCGAGATGCCTTTAAAGAG TTTGATGCTAATGGTGACGGAGAGATCACAATAGAGGAGCTACAGCAAGCCATGCAACGGCTTCTAGGAGAAAAGCTGACCAATAATGAAATTGCTGATGTAGTAAGAGAAGCTGATCTGAATGGAGATGGGACAGTGGATTTTGAAG AGTTTGTCCGGATGATGTCACGCTGA
- the CABP5 gene encoding calcium-binding protein 5 isoform X2 yields MQGFGPACIFLRKGIAEKQGYRELGTDEIEELRDAFVEFDKDKDGFITCKDLGNLMRIMGYMPTEMELIELSQQINMNLGGRVDFQDFVDLMTPKLLEETAGMIGVKELRDAFKEFDANGDGEITIEELQQAMQRLLGEKLTNNEIADVVREADLNGDGTVDFEEFVRMMSR; encoded by the exons ATGCAGGGATTTGGACCAGCGTGTATTTTCCTACGTAAGGGCATCGCAGAGAAACAGGGG TATCGGGAGTTGGGCACGGATGAGATTGAAG AGCTCCGTGATGCCTTTGTGGAATTCGACAAAGACAAAGATGGCTTCATCACTTGCAAGGACCTTGGCAACCTTATGAGGATTATGGGATACATGCCGACGGAGATGGAGCTGATTGAGTTATCGCAACAGATAAACATGAACC TTGGGGGTCGGGTGGACTTCCAGGATTTTGTTGATTTGATGACTCCAAAGCTGTTGGAGGAAACGGCGGGGATGATTGGGGTGAAGGAACTCCGAGATGCCTTTAAAGAG TTTGATGCTAATGGTGACGGAGAGATCACAATAGAGGAGCTACAGCAAGCCATGCAACGGCTTCTAGGAGAAAAGCTGACCAATAATGAAATTGCTGATGTAGTAAGAGAAGCTGATCTGAATGGAGATGGGACAGTGGATTTTGAAG AGTTTGTCCGGATGATGTCACGCTGA